A stretch of the Opisthocomus hoazin isolate bOpiHoa1 chromosome 2, bOpiHoa1.hap1, whole genome shotgun sequence genome encodes the following:
- the BLK gene encoding tyrosine-protein kinase Blk: MEHLSWVSPAVRPSSDRVSRRSFVGSRMGLLGSKNQLTSNEKHTSGSNPKNKSKPPPAPSKGREFINSPHLNQASVQDNFIVIALYDFPASSDRDLQLVKGEKLQVLSNEGDWWLAKSLSSGRKGYIPSNFVAQVDTLEEERWYFKTLNRKDAERLLLSSGNKVGSFLVRESETSKGAYSLSVRDSNSAHGDIIKHYRIRSLDGGGYYISPRMTFSSLPELIHHYSQKGDGLCQRLTAPCISLVPQRPWAQDEWEIPRESLKLVKKLGSGQFGEVWMGYYKNNIKVAVKTMKEGSMDPDAFLAEANLMKRLQHDKLVRLYAVVTKQPIYIVTEYMANGCLLDYLKTEEGSQLNLPKLIDMSAQVAEGMAYIERMNSIHRDLRAANILVSETLCCKIADFGLARIIENEYLAQEGAKFPIKWTAPEAINFGVFTIKSDVWSFGILLTEIITYGRIPYPGMTNPEVIRNLERGYRMPCPDMCPGELYNIILKCWRNKPEERPTFEYLQSVLEDFYTATEKQYEPEPQQ, translated from the exons GATGGGGTTGCTCGGGAGCAAAAATCAGCTGACGTCCAATGAGAAACACACTTCTGGAAGCAACCCAAAGAACAAGAGTAAACCTCCTCCCGCCCCAAGCAAG GGCAGAGAATTTATCAACAGCCCTCATCTAAACCAAGCCTCTGTACAAG ATAACTTTATTGTGATTGCACTGTACGATTTTCCTGCCTCAAGTGACCGTGACCTGCAGCTGGTCAAGGGGGAGAAACTCCAAGTCCTGTCCAA TGAGGGGGACTGGTGGCTGGCAAAATCCCTCAGCAGCGGGAGGAAAGGCTACATCCCTAGTAACTTTGTCGCACAGGTAGACACTTTGGAAGAGGAAAG GTGGTATTTTAAAACCCTGAACAGAAAAGATGCTGAACGGCTGCTGTTGTCTTCTGGTAACAAAGTCGGCTCTTTCCTTGTCCGAGAGAGTGAAACCAGCAAAG GTGCTTACTCCTTGTCTGTGAGAGACAGCAACTCTGCTCACGGTGACATCATCAAACACTACCGGATCCGCTCCTTAGATGGCGGGGGATATTACATCTCCCCCAGAATGACTTTCTCCAGCCTGCCAGAGCTAATTCATCATTACAGCC agaagggggatggCCTGTGCCAGCGACTCACAGCTCCCTGCATATCCCTGGTTCCCCAGAGACCCTGGGCACAGGACGAGTGGGAGATCCCACGGGAATCTTTGAAGCTTGTGAAGAAACTTGGCAGTGGGCAGTTTGGGGAAGTGTGGATGG GCTATTACAAGAACAACATCAAGGTGGCTGTGAAGACCATGAAGGAGGGCAGCATGGATCCTGATGCCTTCTTGGCAGAGGCAAACTTGATGAAGAGGCTGCAGCATGACAAACTGGTCCGGTTATATGCAGTAGTCACTAAGCAGCCAATCTACATTGTGACAGAGTACATGGCCAATG GGTGTTTGCTGGATTACTTGAAGACAGAAGAAGGAAGCCAACTGAATCTCCCAAAACTCATTGATATGTCTGCTCAG GTGGCAGAGGGAATGGCGTACATCGAGCGAATGAACTCCATCCACCGTGACTTGAGAGCGGCCAACATCCTCGTCTCAGAGACACTCTGCTGCAAAATCGCTGATTTTGGCCTGGCCAGGATCATTGAGAACGAATACTTGGCACAAGAAG GTGCCAAATTCCCAATCAAATGGACGGCGCCAGAGGCCATTAACTTTGGAGTTTTCACCATCAAATCTGACGTGTGGTCTTTCGGGATCCTCCTGACAGAGATCATAACCTACGGCAGGATCCCTTACCCAG GGATGACCAACCCCGAGGTGATTCGCAACCTGGAGCGGGGCTACCGCATGCCCTGCCCGGACATGTGCCCTGGGGAACTCTACAACATCATCCTGAAATGCTGGCGAAACAAGCCTGAGGAGCGACCGACCTTCGAATACCTGCAGTCGGTCCTTGAGGACTTCTACACTGCCACGGAGAAGCAGTACGAGCCGGAACCTCAGCAGTAA